The sequence below is a genomic window from Paenibacillus sp..
ATATTGTCCAAAAGAGCTTGAGGATGAAGTGAAGGAAAAAATACATGGCGGAATGGGGTACTACCCCCTCATGGAGTGGTTGTCGCAGCGAAAATCAAGGTAGATCGCAATCAAAAGCAAAGCGTAGGAAAGAACCTCGATGATCAGATCGAGGTTCTTATTTTTTCACGGTATTACGTTATTGGATCCGAAGGTCGTAGAAGTGCCACAGAATGGTCGTCTGATTGTTAGATGGGGTCGGGGCTCTTCTTTACAATGAAAACAGATCACACAAGCTGGACCATTTCAAAGAGAAGGGGGTTAGATGCATGTTGTATCCGATTGTGACGGAAACGCGGGGAGTTATCGACCTGAACGGCATTTGGAATTTCCGGGTTGATTCCGGAAAGGGGTTTCAGGAAAACTGGTTTCTTGCACCTTTACAGAATGCAATCCCAATGCCAGTGCCTGCTTCGTACAACGACATCGGCGTTTATGCCGAAATCCGCAATCACGTCGGTTGGGTTTGGTATGAAAGAGAATTCGTCGTTCCGAATATGATGCTTTCCGAACGGATCGTCCTGCGCTTCGGTTCGGCTACTCATAAGGCCATTGTTTATGTCAACGGCAATGTTGTGGTGGAGCACGTCGGCGGTTTTACCCCATTCGAAGCCGAAATACATTCTTACTTGAAATCGGGGAAGAACCGTTTAACCGTCGCGGTCAACAATATCGTCGACGGGACAACGGTTCCCGTCGGCAAATACTCGGAGACAGATGTTCCAGGGGTAGGAAGAATTATCCGAAACCAAGCCAATTTTGATTTTTTCAATTATGCCGGTCTTCATCGTCCGGTGAAAATTTATACGACGCCTGCTACGTACATCAAGGATATCGCGGTCGTCACTTCTTTCGAGAATAATAAGGGCTTTGTTCAATATCGAGTGGAGACCGCAGGGAATTCCCAGGTGAAAGCGACCGTAATCGATCAAACGGGGAAGGTGGCGGGTCACGCAGTTGGGACCGAATCGGAAATATCGATTGACCGTGTACGTCTCTGGGAACCGCTGAACGCATACCTTTACACGCTGCGGGTCGAGCTCCTCGAAAACGGCAGGGTAATAGATGTGTACGATCAGCCGTTCGGCGTGAGGTCGGTCGAAGTCAAGGACGGCAAATTTCTCATCAATAACAAGCCGTTCTATTTTAAGGGCTTCGGCAAGCATGAGGATGTTCCGATTCGGGGGAGAGGCTTCGACGAGGCTTCGAATGTGATGGATTTCGGCTTAATGCGATGGATCGGCGCCAACTCGTTTAGAACCGCTCATTACCCTTACTCTGAGGAGTTAATGCGGTTAGCCGACCGCGAAGGGATGGTTGTGATTGACGAGACGCCAGCCGTCGGATTGCACCTGAATTTTATGGCTGCCGTTCTGGGAGGGCAAGCCACCAGAAAGACCTGGCAGGAACTGCAGACGTTCGAGAACCATAAGGCTGTTATCCGGGAGCTTATCGAGCGGGATAAAAATCATCCTTGCGTCGTGATGTGGTCGATCGCCAACGAACCCGCTTCCGAAGAGGAAGGGGCGGAAGCTTATTTCGCTCCGCTCGTGGAATTGGCTAGGGAACTGGATCCGCAGAAAAGACCAGTGACCATCGTCATTCATAAAGGAGCCAATCATGAAAAGGACAAAGTGGCTGAAATCGTCGATGTCCTTGCCTTAAATCGTTATTTTGGCTGGTACACGCAAAGCGGGGATTGGGAGCTGGCGAAAGCGAAGTTGCGCGAGGAATTTCTGGGCTGGGGCAAAAGATGTCCGGGCAAACCGATCCTTATGACGGAGTATGGGGCGGACGCGATCGCCGGACTCCATGACGTCGATCCGGTCATGTTCACGGAAGAGTTTCAAGCGGACTTTCTGAAGCACAACCATGAGGTTTTCGACGAATTCGAATATTTCGTCGGGGAACAGGTTTGGAACTTTGCGGATTTTAACACGAGTCAAGGCATTATGCGGGTACAGGGGAACAAGAAGGGGATATTCACGAGAGAACGAAAGCCCAAATTCGCAGCGCATGAATTGCGCAAACGATGGCTCTCCATCCCCGACTTTTATTATAAACCATAAGATTCTTAAATCAGGAGGCGGCTATGATGCCAAAAAATCCGCATTTTATTTCTCAGTTGGGCCACGTTGAGTTGTACAGCCCGAAGGTCGATGACACCGTTGCGTTTTTCAAGGATGTGATCGGGTTAGAAGAGTCCGGTCGCGACGGGAAGTCCGTGTACTTCCGCGCATGGGGCGAGTTCCACCATCACAGCTTGAAAATTACGGATCACACGACGAACGGTCTAGGACATATCAGCTGGAGAGCGGACAGCGCGGAGGCGCTGGAAGAGGCTGCGAAATATATCGAAAGCACGGGGCTAGGCAGAGGGTGGATCGAAGGCGATCTCGGTCACGGGAAAGCGTACCAATTCGAGTCTCCGGACGGACATTTGGAAGAGATTTTCTGGGACGTCGACTTGTATCAAGCGCCTGATGAGCTCAAGAGCGTGTGGCGCAACCGCCCCCAACGGAATCCGGGTCGTGGCATCGCGCCGCGTCGGTTGGATCATGTCACGTTGCACAGCACCGATGTAACGAAATGCCGCGAGTTTTACCAAGGACTTGGCTTTTATCACCGGGAAGGAATTTTATTGGATGAACCGATCAATAAAGAAATCGGAGCATGGTTCTCAGTGACGAACTTGTCCCACGATATCGCATTATTGGGTGAACAGAGCGGAAAGCGCGGTCTGCTCAACCATGTGTGTTACGCGGTCGAAAGTCGCGAAGAGGTATTAATCGCTGCCGATCACATCATTGAGAGCGGCTACACCTTGGAAATGGGAGCCCCTACACGCCACAAGATCGCAGAAGGCTTCTTCTTTTACGTGAACGAACCGGGCGGTAACCGCTTTGAGCTTTACTCCGGGGCGCACTTGATTTTCGCTCCCGATTTCGGACCGTACATGTGGCGCCTATCCGAGAACCCTAACGATGCATGGGGGAACGTCATGCCATGGGAGAAGGACGGGAAAATCATTAAATAAATCTCGCAAGGGGGTACGAACGTTTTGTGGCATTTTTATCCCGACCATTATATGTTCTCATACCAAGTTGTTCGGATGGCGAGTCAGAGCTTGTTTGGCGGCGGAGAATTCAATGAAATCCTTGAAGCGGCGGGCCAAATCAAACCGGGAGACTACGAAAGCTTTCACCGGGCTTGGGCTGGTCTCGGGCACCGCGTGTTGAGCGAAGCCAACAAGGCGCTGGACGAAGGACACACCATTACGGCAAGAGCCGCGTTTCTCAGGGCAGCTAACTATTTTCGGTCGGCGGAGTTTTTCCTGACGCCGGATGATCCGAGAAAGCTGCCTACGTATAAAGCAGGAATTCATGCGTTCCGCATGGGAGCCGCCATGCTGGATAACCCGCCTAAACAGGTGGAGATCCCTTATGAGGACTCCTTCCTGCCGGGATATTTCTTCCAAGCGCCGAATCAGGAGAACGGACCACTTGTCATTATGTTCGGCGGATTGGATTCGACAGCCGAAGAACTGTATTTCGGGCCGGCTCAGTTGCTGAACGAGCGGGGGATCTCACTGCTTGCCGTCGACGGGCCTGGCCAAGGCGGCGCACTGAGACTTAACCACATCCATACGAGATACGATTATAACGTCGCAGGGACCGCTGCGCTTGATTTCGCGATCGAGCAACTACCGATCGATGCGGAGCGCGTCGCCGTCATGGCCGTATCCATGGGCGGATACATGGCTGCCCGCTGTGCTGCATTCGAGCCTCGGTTCAAGGCTTGCGCCATCTGGAGCGCGGTGTATAGCTACTATGATGTGTGGGCGAGAAGACCGGACGATCATCCGTTGTCAAAGATCGCTCAACACATCGCAGGGGTCGATAGCATGGCGGAGGCAAGGGAGAAATTCAAAACCTTCACCTTGCAAGGAGTGGCTGAGAACATTAAGGTTCCAACTTATATCGTGCACGGCGAAGATGACCGCCAAGTTCCGGTAGACCACGCCTACAGAGTCTATAACGACCTCGTTTGCCCGCGGACATTGGTCGTAGTGCCGGTAAGCAGCTCCGGCTCGTCGCATTGTCAAGTCGATAACGTAACCAAGACGTATCCCATGTACGATTGGCTTCAGAAGCAACTTCAGCAGTCCTTGTAGAACGGAGGAGCAAGATGGCAACGAATAAAGTCTTGCAATCTTTCTCGGAAGCCATATCCGACATTCGGGACGGCTCCACATTGATTGTCGGCGGGTTCGGGTTATGCGGAATCCCCGAGAAGAGTATTGCGGCTTTACGGAATCAAGGAACGAAAGATCTAACCGTTGTAAGCAACAATTGCGGCGTCGACGATTGGGGACTGGGGTTGCTTTTGGCGAACCGCCAAATTAAGAAGATGATTTCTTCGTATGTCGGCGAGAATAAAATTTTTGAATCGCAGTTTTTAAGCGGGGAGCTCGAGGTGGAGCTAGTTCCGCAAGGGACGCTAGCCGAACGGATCAGGGCGGGAGGGGCCGGAATACCGGCCTTCTTTACGCAAACCGGCGTAGGCACGTTGGTCGCCGAGGGCAAAGAACAGCGGGTTTTCGACGGAAAAACCTACATGATGGAGCGCGGGATTACCGGGGATTACGCTCTGGTCAAGGCCTGGAAGGCAGACACGTCGGGCAACCTCGTATACCGGAAAACGGCCAGAAATTTTAATCCGCTGGCTGCCATGGCCGGT
It includes:
- the uidA gene encoding beta-glucuronidase, producing the protein MLYPIVTETRGVIDLNGIWNFRVDSGKGFQENWFLAPLQNAIPMPVPASYNDIGVYAEIRNHVGWVWYEREFVVPNMMLSERIVLRFGSATHKAIVYVNGNVVVEHVGGFTPFEAEIHSYLKSGKNRLTVAVNNIVDGTTVPVGKYSETDVPGVGRIIRNQANFDFFNYAGLHRPVKIYTTPATYIKDIAVVTSFENNKGFVQYRVETAGNSQVKATVIDQTGKVAGHAVGTESEISIDRVRLWEPLNAYLYTLRVELLENGRVIDVYDQPFGVRSVEVKDGKFLINNKPFYFKGFGKHEDVPIRGRGFDEASNVMDFGLMRWIGANSFRTAHYPYSEELMRLADREGMVVIDETPAVGLHLNFMAAVLGGQATRKTWQELQTFENHKAVIRELIERDKNHPCVVMWSIANEPASEEEGAEAYFAPLVELARELDPQKRPVTIVIHKGANHEKDKVAEIVDVLALNRYFGWYTQSGDWELAKAKLREEFLGWGKRCPGKPILMTEYGADAIAGLHDVDPVMFTEEFQADFLKHNHEVFDEFEYFVGEQVWNFADFNTSQGIMRVQGNKKGIFTRERKPKFAAHELRKRWLSIPDFYYKP
- a CDS encoding VOC family protein yields the protein MMPKNPHFISQLGHVELYSPKVDDTVAFFKDVIGLEESGRDGKSVYFRAWGEFHHHSLKITDHTTNGLGHISWRADSAEALEEAAKYIESTGLGRGWIEGDLGHGKAYQFESPDGHLEEIFWDVDLYQAPDELKSVWRNRPQRNPGRGIAPRRLDHVTLHSTDVTKCREFYQGLGFYHREGILLDEPINKEIGAWFSVTNLSHDIALLGEQSGKRGLLNHVCYAVESREEVLIAADHIIESGYTLEMGAPTRHKIAEGFFFYVNEPGGNRFELYSGAHLIFAPDFGPYMWRLSENPNDAWGNVMPWEKDGKIIK
- a CDS encoding alpha/beta hydrolase family protein encodes the protein MWHFYPDHYMFSYQVVRMASQSLFGGGEFNEILEAAGQIKPGDYESFHRAWAGLGHRVLSEANKALDEGHTITARAAFLRAANYFRSAEFFLTPDDPRKLPTYKAGIHAFRMGAAMLDNPPKQVEIPYEDSFLPGYFFQAPNQENGPLVIMFGGLDSTAEELYFGPAQLLNERGISLLAVDGPGQGGALRLNHIHTRYDYNVAGTAALDFAIEQLPIDAERVAVMAVSMGGYMAARCAAFEPRFKACAIWSAVYSYYDVWARRPDDHPLSKIAQHIAGVDSMAEAREKFKTFTLQGVAENIKVPTYIVHGEDDRQVPVDHAYRVYNDLVCPRTLVVVPVSSSGSSHCQVDNVTKTYPMYDWLQKQLQQSL
- a CDS encoding CoA transferase subunit A codes for the protein MATNKVLQSFSEAISDIRDGSTLIVGGFGLCGIPEKSIAALRNQGTKDLTVVSNNCGVDDWGLGLLLANRQIKKMISSYVGENKIFESQFLSGELEVELVPQGTLAERIRAGGAGIPAFFTQTGVGTLVAEGKEQRVFDGKTYMMERGITGDYALVKAWKADTSGNLVYRKTARNFNPLAAMAGAITIAEVEEIVQPGELDPDEIHTPGIYVQRVILGSDYEKRIERRTVRNATG